A section of the Phaseolus vulgaris cultivar G19833 chromosome 8, P. vulgaris v2.0, whole genome shotgun sequence genome encodes:
- the LOC137825654 gene encoding protein SULFUR DEFICIENCY-INDUCED 1-like produces the protein MEGVSACKKGSKGKKDDLYHVIHKVPYGDSPYVKAKHAQLVDKDPETAIVWFWKAINAGDKVDSALKDMAVVMKQLDRSEEAIEAIKSFRGLCSKHSQESLDNVLLDLYKKCGKIEEQIELLKRKLRLIYQGEAFNGRTTRTARSHGKKFQVSVKQETARLLGNLGWAYMQKENYMMAEVVFKKAQMVEADANKACNLGLCLMRQSRYEEAYYILEEVLQGKVAGCDEMKSRKRAEELVQELNGNLPQDDEFIDSLGLDDEFVKGIDDMVNAWNTNRTRRLPIFEQISSFRDQLAC, from the exons ATGGAAGGAGTTAGTGCCTGCAAGAAAGGTTCAAAAGGAAAGAAAGATGACCTCTACCATGTTATTCATAAGGTGCCTTACGGAGATTCTCCTTATGTCAAAGCCAAACATGCTCAg TTGGTTGATAAGGACCCAGAAACAGCTATAGTGTGGTTTTGGAAGGCAATAAATGCAGGAGATAAAGTGGACAGTGCCCTAAAGGACATGGCAGTTGTGATGAAGCAATTGGATAGATCTGAAGAAGCTATTGAAGCCATCAAATCTTTTAGAGGCCTTTGTTCCAAACACTCACAAGAGTCACTTGATAATGTTCTTCTTGACCTTTACAAG AAATGTGGAAAAATAGAAGAGCAAATTGAATTGTTAAAGAGAAAGCTAAGACTAATCTACCAAGGAGAGGCCTTCAATGGAAGAACCACAAGAACTGCTCGCTCTCATGGCAAGAAGTTCCAAGTTTCCGTCAAGCAAGAAACTGCAAGATTATTG GGAAACTTGGGGTGGGCCTACATGCAAAAGGAGAACTACATGATGGCAGAGGTTGTGTTCAAGAAAGCCCAAATGGTGGAAGCTGATGCGAACAAGGCTTGCAACTTGGGCCTGTGCCTTATGAGACAATCTCGTTATGAGGAAGCATATTACATCCTTGAAGAGGTTTTGCAAGGAAAAGTTGCAGGGTGTGATGAGATGAAATCAAGGAAAAGAGCAGAGGAACTGGTTCAAGAGTTGAATGGAAATCTTCCACAAGATGATGAGTTTATTGATTCTTTGGGGCTTGATGATGAGTTTGTGAAAGGGATAGATGATATGGTAAATGCATGGAACACAAACAGAACAAGAAGGCTTCCAATCTTTGAGCAAATCTCTTCCTTTAGAGATCAATTGGCATGTTAA